In Musa acuminata AAA Group cultivar baxijiao chromosome BXJ2-8, Cavendish_Baxijiao_AAA, whole genome shotgun sequence, one genomic interval encodes:
- the LOC135619426 gene encoding protein MIZU-KUSSEI 1-like, which translates to MRTIMASSPHEPSFSSSKRHFQWRGGKGGDEKKRGGRAEGETLEVSIATSSSPFSCDGDAPLARKKGSTSSAAAAVAVAVSRFRAVLTAAFVGRHRPVGLGPRVTGTLFGHRRGHVHFAFQVDPRACPAVLIELATPTDTLVREMASGLVRIALECERRAGGGKKLLEEPLWRAYCNGKKCGHAVRRECVPADWRVLQAVEPVSTGAGVLPGGDGVACGDVMYMRASFERVVGSSDSEAFYMMNPDNQGGPELSIYLLRV; encoded by the coding sequence ATGAGGACCATCATGGCAAGCAGCCCCCACGagccctccttctcctcctccaagaGACACTTCCAGTGGCGAGGTGGAAAAGGAGGTGACGAAAAGAAGCGAGGAGGGAGGGCGGAAGGGGAGACGCTTGAGGTCTCCATTGCCACCTCATCATCACCGTTCTCTTGTGATGGTGACGCGCCACTAGCAAGGAAGAAGGGCTCGACctcctcggcggcggcggcggtggcggtggcagtTTCGAGGTTCCGGGCGGTGCTGACTGCGGCATTTGTGGGCAGGCATCGACCCGTGGGCTTGGGGCCCCGTGTGACGGGCACGCTGTTCGGCCATCGCCGCGGCCACGTCCACTTCGCGTTCCAAGTCGACCCGCGGGCCTGCCCGGCGGTGCTAATCGAGCTGGCGACGCCCACGGACACGTTGGTGAGGGAGATGGCGTCGGGGCTGGTGAGGATCGCGCTCGAGTGCGAGCGACGTGCGGGCGGCGGAAAGAAGCTGCTGGAGGAGCCGCTGTGGCGTGCGTACTGCAACGGAAAGAAGTGCGGCCACGCGGTGCGCCGCGAGTGCGTGCCGGCCGATTGGAGAGTTTTACAGGCGGTGGAGCCTGTGTCGACTGGCGCCGGTGTGCTCCCGGGCGGCGACGGCGTCGCCTGCGGGGACGTGATGTACATGAGGGCGAGCTTCGAGCGGGTGGTGGGATCCAGCGACTCGGAGGCCTTCTACATGATGAATCCTGATAACCAAGGCGGCCCTGAGCTCAGCATCTACCTGCTTAGAGTCTGA
- the LOC135619425 gene encoding piriformospora indica-insensitive protein 2-like, giving the protein MRKPVANTAVSVLVFFLISLLVTSEVDAVSAPMEETEREALYLAIQGFVGRHWDGRNLYPDPCGWTPIQGVSCDVFEGLWYVTVVNIGPVLDNSLECSQEAAFSPQLFELKRLRSLSFFRCFTSLSQTTTLSQDWRKLSGSLETLEFRSNDGLTGAIPVDLALLSNLQSLVLVENSLTGELPLEMGNLVRLKRMSLAGNRLSGQLPASLGNNLSELLILDLSGNSLSGSLPCSIGGMSSLLKLDLSNNHLNGELPSELGKLKNLTLLDLRNNSLSGTTRSLGGMVSLRYMLLSDNPLGGNLKQLGLRNLRSLTTLDLSNTGFIGGIPEYITDLRRLRFIALDNNNLTGSVSKKFQELSGRAALYLNDNNLTGELEFSDEFYRRMGSRFAAWNNPNLCCRFQDSGQVLRGVQRCKN; this is encoded by the exons ATGAGGAAACCTGTTGCGAACACAGCTGTTTCGGTGCTCGTGTTCTTCTTGATTAGCTTGCTCGTCACATCTGAGGTAGATGCTGTCTCAGCTCCGATGGAGGAAACGGAACGAGAAGCTCTGTATTTGGCCATTCAAGGATTCGTCGGGAGGCATTGGGATGGGCGGAATCTGTATCCTGATCCTTGCGGATGGACTCCGATACAG GGGGTGTCATGCGACGTTTTCGAAGGCTTGTGGTACGTCACCGTCGTCAACATCGGACCGGTTCTTGACAACTCTCTCGAATGCTCTCAGGAAGCAGCGTTCAGTCCCCAACTCTTTGAGCTGAAACGTTTGAGAAGCCTCTCCTTCTTCAGATGCTTCACTTCTCTTAGCCAAACCACCACCCTGTCTCAGGATTGGCGAAAGCTATCTGGAAGCTTGGAGACACTGGAGTTCAGATCAAACGATGGTCTCACAGGAGCAATTCCCGTCGATCTTGCTCTGCTCTCGAATCTCCAATCTCTTGTACTGGTAGAGAATTCATTGACGGGCGAGCTGCCTCTAGAGATGGGGAACTTGGTCCGCCTGAAGAGAATGTCGCTCGCGGGGAATCGGCTCTCTGGCCAACTCCCGGCTTCCTTGGGCAACAACTTGTCTGAGCTTTTGATCCTGGACTTGAGCGGCAACTCCCTGAGTGGATCTCTTCCGTGTTCAATCGGTGGCATGAGTTCACTCCTAAAGCTTGACTTGAGCAACAATCACCTGAACGGAGAGCTCCCATCGGAGCTCGGGAAGCTGAAGAATCTCACACTTCTGGACCTGAGAAACAACAGTCTTTCTGGGACGACACGGTCCCTCGGAGGCATGGTGTCGCTCCGGTACATGCTTCTCTCCGACAATCCATTGGGTGGGAACCTAAAGCAACTCGGGTTGCGGAATCTGAGGAGTTTGACCACCTTGGACCTTTCTAACACTGGCTTCATCGGTGGAATTCCAGAATACATTACGGACTTGAGAAGGTTGAGATTTATCGCCTTGGATAACAATAATCTCACGGGCAGCGTCTCCAAAAAGTTCCAAGAACTATCTGGTCGTGCTGCTCTTTACCTGAACGACAACAACCTGACAGGAGAGCTCGAGTTCTCGGACGAGTTCTACAGGAGGATGGGAAGCAGGTTTGCTGCTTGGAACAATCCAAACCTTTGCTGCAGATTTCAGGACAGCGGGCAGGTCCTTCGGGGGGTTCAGCGATGCAAGAACTAG
- the LOC135618658 gene encoding uncharacterized protein LOC135618658 encodes MAAALLKHRAPVSRGVGFLLRSFDAIRSLGAASLPPSGAEEAEKRPKRKKKKNLFEVAQFLPDWGIGYKMAKTHWRDVCYEITKINLYKDGRHGKAWGIRYKAGLPAADAPVKLSGVNKRGWKYILESKKKMEKSTPKIEDQISA; translated from the exons ATGGCGGCGGCGCTGTTGAAGCACAGAGCACCGGTGAGCCGAGgtgttggattcctcctccgatcgtTTGATGCCATAAGATCGCTCGGCGCAGCTTCTTTGCCCCCGTCGGGCGCGGAGGAGGCCGAGAAGCGGCCgaagcggaagaagaagaagaacctctTCGAGGTAGCGCAGTTCCTGCCTGACTGGGGAATCGGATACAAGATGGCCAAGACCCACTGGAGGGACGTCTGCTACGAGATCACTAAAATCAACTTATACAAG GATGGGCGGCATGGCAAAGCGTGGGGAATCAGGTACAAGGCCG GCTTACCGGCTGCTGATGCTCCTGTGAAGTTAAGTGGGGTTAATAAGCGCGGTTGGAAATATATCCTGGAATCCAAAAAGAAAATGGAAAAAAGCACCCCCAAGATCGAGGATCAAATTTCCGCTTGA
- the LOC103993908 gene encoding beta-1,2-xylosyltransferase XYXT1 isoform X1, whose amino-acid sequence MEFDSVDVGFFLDCSYFPPLFMRRRREASKEKESKAKKGRRGLQRQTTNTSSVFYISGGTNEVAIGTSTSPLVAWMEWKDQEDIFLFATHTYACRMLYHPPSPPYRHRPRRGTGGGGEDKKTMACLVHRPRKLVQLSLLGFLLLPFLFLVVLKPRLDPSSLLSLQVSVRSSIRIEVVEEKTSSSDEHDDKMMDMPNALESQPEEKKSVSYAAEMVQPLPPPPPPPPPLQQNHNETEIESAAVIRIPNATKVEEEATRYSAAAVPSSKIWCDFSQRRSDTCTLHGDVRVLGSSVLLVKTSADASSEETTWRIKPYARKWETPVMELIRELPIRVASEASETPNCTARHAVPAVVFSTGGFSGKNFFHDFSDVLIPLFITSRRYHGEVQFLVTNFNPRWINRYEAILKRLSNYEVVDMDRDDRVRCFRNAHVGLMSHSELVIDPAKAPNNYSMADFRELLRSCFSLRRKSVRVGGSSKPRLLLMLRKGSRSLTNKREVVSVARRSGYRVVVAGPEQTKNLSRFAAVVNSCDVMVGVHGAGLTNMIFLPANATLIQIIPWGGLRYACNHDYGDPTAAMGIRYSEYEVRQEESSLVKQYPRDHPVFTDPQSIHRQGWNALWSVFLDRQSIKLDVRRFRGVLQETIRSLPR is encoded by the exons ATGGAATTCGACTCGGTTGACGTTGGTTTCTTTCTGGACTGTTCCTACTTTCCTCCATTATTTATGCGTCGCCGAAGAGAGGCATCGAAGGAGAAGGAAAGCAAAgctaaaaaaggaagaagaggttTACAGAGACAGACCACCAACACAAGCAGCGTCTTCTACATCAGTGGGGGGACAAATGAGGTGGCAATTGGAACGTCAACATCCCCTTTGGTGGCATGGATGGAATGGAAAGACCAAGAAGACATATTCTTGTTCGCCACCCACACATACGCATGCCGAATGCTATACCATCCTCCCTCTCCACCATATCGCCATCGCCCTCGGAGAGGTACTGGTGGCGGAGGAGAAGATAAGAAGACCATGGCTTGCTTGGTTCATCGACCTCGGAAGCTTGTGCAACTTTCGCTGCTGGGGTTCCTGCTGCTTCCCTTCTTGTTTCTGGTCGTGCTGAAGCCGCGGTTGGATCCTTCCTCCCTCC TGAGTTTGCAGGTCTCCGTGAGATCGAGTATACGAATCGAAGTGGTCGAAGAGAAGACAAGCAGTTCAGATGAACATG ATGATAAAATGATGGACATGCCAAATGCTTTAGAATCACAACCGGAAGAGAAGAAATCAGTATCAT ACGCAGCAGAAATGGTGcaacctcttcctcctcctcctcctcctccgccgcccctTCAGCAAAATCACAATGAGACAGAAATAG AGAGTGCTGCAGTGATACGAATACCAAATGCCACCAAAGTTGAGGAAGAAGCCACACGTTACTCTGCAGCAG CAGTTCCCAGCAGCAAGATTTGGTGCGACTTCTCTCAGCGCCGATCGGACACCTGCACCCTGCATGGTGACGTGAGGGTGCTCGGCTCCTCCGTTCTCTTGGTGAAGACGTCCGCCGATGCCTCGTCGGAGGAGACGACATGGCGGATCAAGCCATACGCCCGGAAGTGGGAAACGCCCGTCATGGAACTCATCAGGGAGCTGCCCATCAGGGTTGCTTCGGAAGCCTCGGAGACCCCGAACTGCACCGCTCGTCACGCCGTCCCTGCCGTCGTCTTCTCCACAGGTGGGTTCTCGGGGAAGAACTTCTTCCACGACTTCAGCGACGTCCTCATCCCTCTCTTCATCACGTCTCGCCGATACCACGGCGAGGTCCAGTTCCTGGTGACCAACTTCAATCCTCGTTGGATCAACCGGTACGAGGCCATACTGAAGCGGCTGTCGAACTACGAGGTCGTCGATATGGACCGAGACGACCGGGTGCGTTGCTTTCGGAACGCTCACGTTGGGCTGATGAGTCACAGCGAGCTCGTCATCGACCCTGCCAAAGCCCCAAACAACTACTCCATGGCCGACTTCAGAGAGCTCCTGAGGTCCTGCTTCTCTTTGAGGAGGAAGTCGGTGAGGGTGGGCGGCAGCAGCAAGCCGAGGCTTCTGCTCATGCTTCGCAAGGGGTCGCGGTCGTTGACCAACAAAAGGGAGGTCGTGTCGGTGGCTCGAAGGTCGGGTTACAGAGTCGTGGTCGCCGGGCCGGAGCAGACGAAGAACTTGTCGCGGTTCGCGGCGGTCGTCAACTCCTGCGACGTGATGGTGGGGGTTCACGGGGCGGGGCTGACCAACATGATCTTCCTGCCGGCAAACGCGACGCTGATCCAGATAATCCCATGGGGCGGGCTGAGGTACGCCTGCAACCATGACTACGGGGATCCCACCGCGGCCATGGGCATCAGGTACTCGGAGTACGAGGTGAGGCAGGAAGAGAGCTCGCTGGTGAAGCAGTATCCGAGAGACCATCCGGTGTTCACGGACCCTCAGTCGATACACAGGCAAGGTTGGAACGCTCTGTGGTCCGTCTTCCTCGACAGGCAGAGCATAAAGCTGGACGTAAGAAGGTTTAGGGGCGTACTGCAGGAAACGATTCGGTCCCTCCCGCGTTAG
- the LOC103993908 gene encoding beta-1,2-xylosyltransferase XYXT1 isoform X2 produces the protein MEFDSVDVGFFLDCSYFPPLFMRRRREASKEKESKAKKGRRGLQRQTTNTSSVFYISGGTNEVAIGTSTSPLVAWMEWKDQEDIFLFATHTYACRMLYHPPSPPYRHRPRRGTGGGGEDKKTMACLVHRPRKLVQLSLLGFLLLPFLFLVVLKPRLDPSSLLSLQVSVRSSIRIEVVEEKTSSSDEHDDKMMDMPNALESQPEEKKSVSYAAEMVQPLPPPPPPPPPLQQNHNETEIESAAVIRIPNATKVEEEATRYSAAVPSSKIWCDFSQRRSDTCTLHGDVRVLGSSVLLVKTSADASSEETTWRIKPYARKWETPVMELIRELPIRVASEASETPNCTARHAVPAVVFSTGGFSGKNFFHDFSDVLIPLFITSRRYHGEVQFLVTNFNPRWINRYEAILKRLSNYEVVDMDRDDRVRCFRNAHVGLMSHSELVIDPAKAPNNYSMADFRELLRSCFSLRRKSVRVGGSSKPRLLLMLRKGSRSLTNKREVVSVARRSGYRVVVAGPEQTKNLSRFAAVVNSCDVMVGVHGAGLTNMIFLPANATLIQIIPWGGLRYACNHDYGDPTAAMGIRYSEYEVRQEESSLVKQYPRDHPVFTDPQSIHRQGWNALWSVFLDRQSIKLDVRRFRGVLQETIRSLPR, from the exons ATGGAATTCGACTCGGTTGACGTTGGTTTCTTTCTGGACTGTTCCTACTTTCCTCCATTATTTATGCGTCGCCGAAGAGAGGCATCGAAGGAGAAGGAAAGCAAAgctaaaaaaggaagaagaggttTACAGAGACAGACCACCAACACAAGCAGCGTCTTCTACATCAGTGGGGGGACAAATGAGGTGGCAATTGGAACGTCAACATCCCCTTTGGTGGCATGGATGGAATGGAAAGACCAAGAAGACATATTCTTGTTCGCCACCCACACATACGCATGCCGAATGCTATACCATCCTCCCTCTCCACCATATCGCCATCGCCCTCGGAGAGGTACTGGTGGCGGAGGAGAAGATAAGAAGACCATGGCTTGCTTGGTTCATCGACCTCGGAAGCTTGTGCAACTTTCGCTGCTGGGGTTCCTGCTGCTTCCCTTCTTGTTTCTGGTCGTGCTGAAGCCGCGGTTGGATCCTTCCTCCCTCC TGAGTTTGCAGGTCTCCGTGAGATCGAGTATACGAATCGAAGTGGTCGAAGAGAAGACAAGCAGTTCAGATGAACATG ATGATAAAATGATGGACATGCCAAATGCTTTAGAATCACAACCGGAAGAGAAGAAATCAGTATCAT ACGCAGCAGAAATGGTGcaacctcttcctcctcctcctcctcctccgccgcccctTCAGCAAAATCACAATGAGACAGAAATAG AGAGTGCTGCAGTGATACGAATACCAAATGCCACCAAAGTTGAGGAAGAAGCCACACGTTACTCTGCAGCAG TTCCCAGCAGCAAGATTTGGTGCGACTTCTCTCAGCGCCGATCGGACACCTGCACCCTGCATGGTGACGTGAGGGTGCTCGGCTCCTCCGTTCTCTTGGTGAAGACGTCCGCCGATGCCTCGTCGGAGGAGACGACATGGCGGATCAAGCCATACGCCCGGAAGTGGGAAACGCCCGTCATGGAACTCATCAGGGAGCTGCCCATCAGGGTTGCTTCGGAAGCCTCGGAGACCCCGAACTGCACCGCTCGTCACGCCGTCCCTGCCGTCGTCTTCTCCACAGGTGGGTTCTCGGGGAAGAACTTCTTCCACGACTTCAGCGACGTCCTCATCCCTCTCTTCATCACGTCTCGCCGATACCACGGCGAGGTCCAGTTCCTGGTGACCAACTTCAATCCTCGTTGGATCAACCGGTACGAGGCCATACTGAAGCGGCTGTCGAACTACGAGGTCGTCGATATGGACCGAGACGACCGGGTGCGTTGCTTTCGGAACGCTCACGTTGGGCTGATGAGTCACAGCGAGCTCGTCATCGACCCTGCCAAAGCCCCAAACAACTACTCCATGGCCGACTTCAGAGAGCTCCTGAGGTCCTGCTTCTCTTTGAGGAGGAAGTCGGTGAGGGTGGGCGGCAGCAGCAAGCCGAGGCTTCTGCTCATGCTTCGCAAGGGGTCGCGGTCGTTGACCAACAAAAGGGAGGTCGTGTCGGTGGCTCGAAGGTCGGGTTACAGAGTCGTGGTCGCCGGGCCGGAGCAGACGAAGAACTTGTCGCGGTTCGCGGCGGTCGTCAACTCCTGCGACGTGATGGTGGGGGTTCACGGGGCGGGGCTGACCAACATGATCTTCCTGCCGGCAAACGCGACGCTGATCCAGATAATCCCATGGGGCGGGCTGAGGTACGCCTGCAACCATGACTACGGGGATCCCACCGCGGCCATGGGCATCAGGTACTCGGAGTACGAGGTGAGGCAGGAAGAGAGCTCGCTGGTGAAGCAGTATCCGAGAGACCATCCGGTGTTCACGGACCCTCAGTCGATACACAGGCAAGGTTGGAACGCTCTGTGGTCCGTCTTCCTCGACAGGCAGAGCATAAAGCTGGACGTAAGAAGGTTTAGGGGCGTACTGCAGGAAACGATTCGGTCCCTCCCGCGTTAG
- the LOC135618659 gene encoding oxygen-evolving enhancer protein 1, chloroplastic-like → MAASLQAAATLMQPSKVGVASRSIGGQQLRSGSHLSRAFGFEPTTARLTCSLQSDLRDFAHKCSDAAKLAGFALATSALVVAGASAEGVPKRLTYDEIQSKTYMEVKGTGTANQCPTIDGGVDSFAFKPGKYNAKKFCLEPTSFTVKAEGVSKNAPAEFQRTKLMTRLTYTLDEIEGPFEVSPDGAIKFEEKDGIDYAAVTVQLPGGERVPFLFTIKQLVASGKPESFSGKFLVPSYRGSSFLDPKGRGGSTGYDNAVALPAGGRGDEEELSKENIKNTSSSTGSITLSVTKSKPETGEVIGVFESLQPSDTDLGAKTPKDVKIQGIWYAQLEQ, encoded by the exons ATGGCAGCATCTCTTCAAGCGGCCGCCACTCTCATGCAGCCATCCAAGGTTGGCGTCGCCAGCCGAAGCATCGGAGGGCAGCAGTTGAGGTCCGGTTCTCACCTCTCCAGGGCGTTCGGGTTCGAGCCGACCACCGCTAGGCTCACCTGCTCTCTCCAGTCGGACCTCCGTGATTTTGCCCACAAGTGCTCCGATGCTGCCAAGCTCGCCGGTTTCGCGTTGGCCACCTCCGCCCTCGTCGTTGCG GGAGCGAGCGCAGAGGGCGTGCCCAAGAGGCTGACGTACGACGAGATCCAGAGCAAGACGTACATGGAGGTGAAGGGCACGGGCACGGCCAACCAGTGCCCAACCATCGACGGCGGCGTCGACTCCTTCGCCTTCAAGCCCGGAAAGTACAACGCCAAGAAGTTCTGCCTGGAGCCCACCTCCTTCACCGTCAAAGCCGAGGGGGTGAGCAAGAACGCCCCGGCCGAGTTCCAGAGGACGAAGCTGATGACCCGCCTCACCTACACCCTCGACGAGATCGAGGGCCCCTTCGAGGTCTCCCCCGACGGCGCCATCAAGTTCGAGGAGAAGGACGGCATCGACTACGCCGCGGTCACCGTCCAGCTCCCCGGGGGGGAGCGCGTGCCCTTCCTCTTCACCATCAAGCAGCTGGTGGCCTCGGGCAAGCCCGAGAGCTTCAGCGGCAAGTTCCTGGTGCCCAGCTACCGCGGCTCCTCCTTCCTGGACCCCAAGGGCCGGGGAGGCTCCACCGGCTACGACAACGCCGTGGCTCTGCCGGCCGGAGGCAGGGGAGACGAGGAGGAGCTGAGCAAGGAGAACATCAAGAACACCTCGTCGTCCACCGGGTCTATCACGCTGAGCGTGACCAAGAGCAAGCCCGAGACCGGAGAGGTGATCGGCGTGTTCGAGAGCCTGCAGCCATCGGACACCGACCTGGGCGCCAAGACTCCCAAGGATGTGAAGATCCAAGGCATCTGGTATGCTCAACTGGAACAGTAG